One genomic segment of Chelonia mydas isolate rCheMyd1 chromosome 1, rCheMyd1.pri.v2, whole genome shotgun sequence includes these proteins:
- the AICDA gene encoding single-stranded DNA cytosine deaminase, which translates to MAMDSLLMKQKKFLYNFKNLRWARGRHETYLCYVVKRRDSATSCSLDFGYLRNKSGCHVEMLFLRYISAWDLDPGRCYRVTWFTSWSPCYDCARHVADFLRAYPNLTLRIFAARLYFCEDRNAEPEGLRRLHRAGVQIAIMTFKDYFYCWNTFVENRERTFKAWEGLHENSVRLSRRLRRILLPLDEVEDLRDAFKILGL; encoded by the exons ATGGCCATGGACAG cctcctgaTGAAGCAGAAGAAATTCCTCTACAACTTCAAGAACCTACGCTGGGCCCGGGGCCGCCATGAGACCTACCTCTGCTATGTGGTGAAACGTCGGGACAGCGCCACCTCCTGCTCCTTGGACTTCGGATACCTACGTAACAAA TCGGGTTGCCATGTGGAGATGCTTTTCCTGCGTTACATCTCCGCCTGGGACCTGGACCCTGGACGCTGCTACCGAGTCACCTGGTTCacctcgtggagcccctgctatgACTGCGCCAGACATGTGGCTGACTTCCTGCGTGCCTATCCCAACCTGACACTGCGCATCTTCGCTGCCCGGCTATACTTCTGTGAGGACCGCAATGCTGAGCCCGAGGGGCTGAGACGCCTGCACCGGGCTGGGGTCCAGATCGCCATCATGACTTTCAAAG ATTACTTCTACTGCTGGAACACCTTCGTGGAGAACCGGGAGAGGACCTTTAAAGCCTGGGAGGGGCTGCATGAAAACTCTGTCCGTCTGTCCAGGAGACTCCGGCGGATCCTCTTG ccactGGATGAGGTGGAAGACTTACGAGATGCCTTCAAAATCCTGGGACTTTGA
- the LOC102933773 gene encoding C->U-editing enzyme APOBEC-1-like: MTASTETEGHQSRSASHRWKIQPKEFRAIFDPSAFPKVTYLLYEIKWGSSTKFWRKWCPNTPTQHAEINCLENDFREIHHRPSVQCSIIWFLSWSPCGLCCRLIVHFLRAHPKVTLQIYIGRLFRHRDERNRQGLRDLVSSGVNVYIMSLPAYNYCWRTFVDHRVRKDDIYWPCYFTPWMIFYMLELQCILQGLPPCLEIWLKNYTGSPFFRLVLQESHRKILWQSLHTANSHQQPLIFRPRPSAEHWYPSMYFTGPPVNHKQ; the protein is encoded by the exons ATGACTGCTTCCACAGAGACAG AAGGTCATCAATCCAGAAGTGCTAGCCACAG GTGGAAGATACAGCCAAAGGAATTTAGGGCGATCTTTGACCCCAGCGCATTTCCCAAGGTGACCTACCTACTCTATGAAATTAAGTGGGGCAGCAGCACCAAGTTCTGGAGGAAGTGGTGCCCGAACACCCCCACCCAGCATGCCGAAATCAACTGCCTGGAAAATGACTTCAGGGAGATACACCACAGGCCTTCAGTGCAGTGCTCCATCATCTGGTTCCTGTCCTGGAGCCCCTGTGGGCTGTGTTGCAGACTGATCGTTCACTTCCTACGGGCCCACCCCAAAGTGACCCTGCAAATCTACATAGGACGGCTCTTCCGGCACAGAGATGAACGGAACCGACAAGGCCTCAGGGACCTGGTGAGCAGTGGAGTGAACGTTTACATCATGAGCCTGCCAG CTTACAACTACTGTTGGAGAACATTTGTCGACCACCGAGTCAGAAAAGATGATATTTACTGGCCCTGCTACTTCACTCCATGGATGATATTCTATATGCTTGAACTCCAGTGTATCCTACAG GGCCTACCTCCTTGTTTAGAGATTTGGCTGAAGAATTACACTGGCTCACCTTTTTTCCGACTCGTTTTACAAGAATCTCATAGAAAAATACTCTGGCAAAGTCTCCACACAGCAAACAGTCACCAGCAGCCACTGATTTTCaggcccaggccatcagctgaGCACTGGTACCCATCAATGTATTTTACTGGACCACCGGTCAATCACAAGCAGTGA
- the LOC114018437 gene encoding C->U-editing enzyme APOBEC-1 encodes MAAGTEKGDSARGTNPGWKIQPNDFKVNYIPGTCPRVTYLLYEIRWGRSTKFWRHWCRNTPTQHTEIACLEHDFKKLNFRPSVRCSITWFLSWSPCGKCCQRIVEFLRAHPSVTLKIKAAWLFRHMDERNRQGLRDLMENGVALYIMNLPDYRYCWRTFVAHQDEEDDYCPLLRSLWIIFYCQELQRVLWGLPSLLARHAYP; translated from the exons ATGGCTGCTGGCACAGAGAAAG GTGACTCAGCCAGAGGCACCAACCCAGG GTGGAAGATACAACCAAACGATTTTAAGGTGAATTACATCCCAGGTACATGTCCAAGAGTGACGTACCTGCTCTACGAAATCAGGTGGGGCAGAAGTACCAAGTTCTGGAGGCACTGGTGTCGAAACACCCCAACCCAGCACACCGAAATCGCCTGCCTGGAACATGACTTCAAGAAGTTAAACTTCAGGCCATCAGTGCGCTGTTCCATCACCTGGTTCCTGTCCTGGAGCCCCTGTGGGAAATGTTGCCAGCGTATAGTGGAATTCCTGAGGGCACACCCCAGTGTGACTCTGAAAATAAAAGCAGCGTGGCTCTTCAGGCATATGGATGAACGCAACCGACAAGGCCTCAGGGACCTGATGGAGAATGGAGTAGCCCTATACATCATGAACCTGCCAG ATTACAGATACTGCTGGAGAACATTTGTTGCCCATCAAGATGAAGAAGATGACTATTGCCCCTTGTTGCGCTCTCTGTGGATCATTTTCTATTGTCAAGAACTCCAGCGTGTCCTTTGG GGTCTCCCTTCATTGTTAGCAAGACATGCATACCCATGA